The following coding sequences lie in one Streptosporangiales bacterium genomic window:
- a CDS encoding isochorismatase family protein: MSKALVIVDVQNDFCEGGALAVAGGGDVAAAITDFVQQRGGEYAHVVATADSHIDPGAHFSDDPDFVRSWPRHCVAGTPGAAFHRALDAGAVAAVFTKGEYSDGYSGFEGATADGSQLADWLRAHHVDAVDVVGIATDHCVRTTATDAAAAGFATRVLLDLTAGVAQETTDRALGELRAAGVELAGTPVVRR, encoded by the coding sequence ATGAGTAAGGCACTGGTCATCGTGGACGTGCAGAACGACTTCTGCGAGGGCGGTGCGCTGGCCGTCGCCGGGGGTGGCGACGTGGCCGCCGCCATCACCGACTTCGTGCAGCAGCGCGGCGGCGAGTACGCGCACGTCGTGGCGACCGCGGACAGCCACATCGATCCCGGCGCGCACTTCTCCGACGACCCGGACTTCGTCCGGTCCTGGCCGCGGCACTGCGTGGCCGGCACACCGGGCGCGGCGTTCCACCGCGCGCTGGACGCCGGGGCGGTGGCGGCGGTCTTCACCAAGGGCGAGTACTCCGACGGCTACTCCGGGTTCGAGGGCGCCACTGCGGACGGCAGCCAGCTGGCCGACTGGCTGCGGGCCCACCACGTCGACGCCGTCGACGTGGTGGGCATCGCGACCGACCACTGCGTCCGCACGACGGCCACGGACGCGGCAGCTGCCGGGTTCGCCACCCGGGTGCTGCTCGACCTCACCGCCGGGGTGGCCCAGGAGACCACCGACCGCGCGCTCGGCGAGCTGCGCGCGGCCGGCGTCGAGCTCGCGGGCACGCCGGTCGTCAGGCGGTGA
- a CDS encoding cytidylate kinase-like family protein, whose product MRVVTISAEYGTGGSYVAPQVAQRLDLPFVDRAIPEGVARDIGCSLESALAHDGKAEHGLGRLLAGAARLPNVTLGGMEAYLPVGDLVSEDEFVMRTEQAIKEVAATTGGVLLGRAAAMVLADTPDTLHVRLRGGKDGRLAAVMRTSGVDERLARRRLEDADRARTAYVKHFYRADPHDPAHYHLSIDTTVVSVEDAVDIIVLAAGRHG is encoded by the coding sequence ATGCGAGTGGTAACGATCTCCGCGGAGTACGGCACCGGGGGCAGCTACGTCGCCCCCCAGGTCGCGCAGCGCCTCGACCTCCCGTTCGTCGACCGGGCGATACCCGAGGGCGTGGCCCGCGACATCGGCTGTTCGCTGGAGTCCGCGCTGGCGCACGACGGCAAGGCGGAGCACGGTCTCGGCCGGCTGCTGGCCGGCGCGGCCAGGCTGCCGAACGTCACGCTCGGCGGCATGGAGGCCTACCTACCGGTTGGTGACCTGGTCTCCGAGGACGAGTTCGTGATGCGTACCGAGCAGGCCATCAAGGAGGTCGCGGCGACGACTGGTGGCGTGCTGCTGGGCCGGGCCGCGGCCATGGTGCTCGCCGACACCCCGGACACGCTGCACGTTCGCCTGCGCGGCGGGAAGGACGGGCGGCTCGCCGCCGTGATGCGTACCTCAGGCGTGGACGAGCGGCTGGCCAGGCGCCGGCTCGAGGACGCCGACCGCGCCAGGACCGCGTACGTGAAGCACTTCTACCGTGCCGACCCGCACGACCCCGCCCACTACCACCTGAGCATCGACACCACGGTCGTCTCGGTGGAGGATGCGGTCGACATCATCGTGCTTGCGGCTGGGCGGCACGGCTAG
- a CDS encoding DUF2088 domain-containing protein, with the protein MLEVDERTPPLVVHEGDSFRLEEFPLGTRVVYSPEMTPGIPDVEGAIRDALLKPVDDDPLPSQLFPGMRLTIAFDDISLPLPQMRAPDIRQRVLEQVLEMAAAAGVDDVELISANALHRRLTEAELKHIVGERVFRSFFRDGKLYNFDAEDKENVKHLGQTEKGEDVEISKRAAESDLLVYVNVNIVPMDGGHKSVAIGLASYNSLRHHHNSHTMVHSRSFMDKDHSAMHSSAWRMGRLVGEHVKVFQIETTLNSHSFPKPYDFLNRREWEWSIRDQGKVLAARRGLAVAPPAMRRKIFQGVRAPYALTGINAGAVEPVHDRTLDRVFRQQATEVDGQSDVLVLGVPFICPYNVNSVMNPILAACMGLGYMFNSYRGKPLVRKDGAVLLYHPVPYEFNQLHHPSYVDFFEEVLAESTDPATIEAKYEEQYATDPWYIHLYRTSHAYHGVHPFYMWYWIAHALDHVGEVVWIGGDRRAVRRMGHRSASTLPDALEMVSDTVGSSPSITYMHHPPMTMADVR; encoded by the coding sequence GTGCTCGAGGTCGATGAGCGCACGCCGCCGCTCGTGGTGCACGAGGGCGACAGCTTCCGGCTGGAGGAGTTCCCGCTCGGCACCCGGGTGGTGTACTCGCCGGAGATGACGCCGGGCATCCCGGACGTCGAGGGCGCGATCAGGGACGCCCTGCTGAAACCGGTCGACGACGACCCGCTGCCGTCGCAGCTGTTCCCCGGGATGCGGCTGACCATCGCGTTCGACGACATCTCGCTGCCGCTGCCGCAGATGCGCGCGCCCGACATCAGGCAGCGAGTGCTGGAGCAGGTGCTCGAGATGGCCGCCGCGGCCGGCGTCGACGACGTGGAGCTGATCTCGGCGAACGCGCTGCACCGCAGGCTCACCGAGGCGGAGCTGAAGCACATCGTCGGCGAGCGGGTGTTCCGGTCGTTCTTCCGCGACGGCAAGCTCTACAACTTCGACGCCGAGGACAAGGAGAACGTCAAGCACCTCGGTCAGACGGAGAAGGGCGAGGACGTCGAGATCAGCAAGCGGGCCGCCGAGTCCGACCTGCTGGTGTACGTCAACGTGAACATCGTGCCGATGGACGGCGGGCACAAGTCGGTGGCGATCGGGCTGGCGTCGTACAACTCGCTGCGGCACCACCACAACAGCCACACGATGGTGCACTCGCGGTCGTTCATGGACAAGGACCACTCGGCGATGCACTCGTCGGCGTGGCGGATGGGGCGGCTGGTCGGCGAGCACGTCAAGGTCTTCCAGATCGAGACCACGCTGAACAGCCACTCGTTCCCCAAGCCGTACGACTTCCTGAACCGCAGGGAGTGGGAGTGGTCGATCCGCGACCAGGGCAAGGTGCTTGCCGCCCGGCGCGGGCTGGCCGTGGCGCCGCCGGCGATGCGGCGCAAGATCTTCCAGGGCGTCCGCGCGCCGTACGCGCTGACCGGCATCAACGCCGGTGCCGTGGAACCGGTGCACGACCGGACGCTGGACCGGGTGTTCAGGCAGCAGGCCACCGAGGTGGACGGCCAGTCCGACGTGCTGGTGCTCGGCGTGCCGTTCATCTGCCCGTACAACGTGAACTCGGTGATGAACCCGATCCTCGCGGCCTGCATGGGCCTGGGGTACATGTTCAACTCGTACCGGGGCAAGCCGCTCGTACGCAAGGACGGCGCGGTGCTCCTGTACCACCCGGTGCCGTACGAGTTCAACCAGCTGCACCACCCGAGCTACGTGGACTTCTTCGAGGAGGTGCTCGCCGAGTCGACCGACCCGGCGACCATCGAGGCGAAGTACGAGGAGCAGTACGCGACCGACCCGTGGTACATCCACCTGTACCGCACGTCGCACGCGTACCACGGGGTACACCCGTTCTACATGTGGTACTGGATCGCGCACGCGCTCGACCACGTCGGCGAGGTCGTCTGGATCGGCGGCGACCGGCGCGCGGTGCGTCGGATGGGCCACCGGTCCGCGTCCACGCTCCCCGACGCGCTCGAGATGGTCAGCGACACCGTCGGCAGCTCGCCGTCGATCACGTACATGCACCACCCGCCGATGACCATGGCGGACGTGCGATGA
- a CDS encoding 1-acyl-sn-glycerol-3-phosphate acyltransferase: MSSSRKGIGKELVRGTAREVRLFARGWRWGRRPLVPRSAQPYTPAPGRKEFPTRWARSPGGVALREVVQRVGLGPLLRFEVEPRVYGLDVLDGLRSPVIFVANHSSHLDTPMVLCTLPDSWRRRTAVAAAADYFFDTWWRAAGSAIVFNTLPLERRGGQSATTPGEVLDEGWNLLWFPEGTRSPDGWVTRFRLGAAYLAAQYGVPIVPIGLRGAYAAMPRGRGWPVAGRPPVRIRYGRPLTLAAGEEPRDFAKRVSAAVAQLLDEDETSWWSAMRRAADGTTPSPTGPAVAPWRRIWAQTAPPEVPRRRQVWAKKRKLD; the protein is encoded by the coding sequence ATGAGCTCGTCGCGCAAGGGCATCGGCAAGGAGCTGGTGCGCGGTACGGCGCGTGAGGTGCGGCTGTTCGCCCGCGGCTGGCGGTGGGGCAGGCGCCCGCTGGTGCCGCGGTCGGCGCAGCCGTACACGCCGGCGCCCGGGCGCAAGGAGTTCCCGACCCGGTGGGCGCGCTCGCCGGGCGGTGTGGCGCTGCGCGAGGTGGTGCAACGGGTCGGCTTGGGGCCGTTGCTGCGGTTCGAGGTGGAGCCGCGGGTGTACGGGCTGGACGTACTCGACGGGTTGCGGTCGCCGGTGATCTTCGTGGCCAACCACTCCAGCCACCTGGACACCCCGATGGTGCTGTGCACGCTGCCGGACTCCTGGCGGCGGCGTACCGCGGTCGCGGCGGCCGCCGACTATTTCTTCGACACCTGGTGGCGTGCCGCCGGGTCGGCGATCGTGTTCAACACGCTGCCGCTCGAGCGGCGCGGCGGGCAGTCGGCGACCACGCCGGGGGAGGTGCTCGACGAGGGGTGGAACCTGTTGTGGTTCCCCGAGGGCACCAGGTCGCCGGACGGCTGGGTGACCAGGTTCCGGCTCGGCGCGGCGTACCTCGCGGCGCAGTACGGCGTGCCGATCGTGCCGATCGGGCTGCGCGGCGCGTACGCGGCGATGCCGCGCGGCCGTGGCTGGCCGGTGGCCGGCCGGCCGCCGGTGCGGATCCGCTACGGCCGCCCGCTGACCCTCGCCGCCGGCGAGGAGCCGCGCGACTTCGCGAAGCGGGTCTCCGCCGCGGTCGCACAGCTGCTGGACGAGGACGAGACCTCCTGGTGGAGCGCCATGCGGCGTGCCGCCGACGGCACCACCCCGTCGCCGACGGGTCCCGCGGTCGCCCCCTGGCGACGGATCTGGGCGCAGACCGCACCACCTGAGGTGCCCCGCCGCCGGCAGGTGTGGGCGAAGAAGCGCAAGCTCGACTGA
- the yjjX gene encoding inosine/xanthosine triphosphatase — translation MMVAVGSTNPVKTEAARQAFGHAWPGASLDVEPVTVRSGVPEQPMSDLECIEGARNRAILAREALDAEYGVGLEAGLVHVGGLWFNCGWAVVTDATFREGIGSTFRVPVPTVVVRKVERGAELAEVMDEVLGENDARSAGYFGVLTGGAVTRLRASTDAVVAALAPFAHQALFDWLPRDNG, via the coding sequence ATGATGGTCGCCGTGGGCTCCACGAACCCGGTCAAGACCGAGGCGGCCCGCCAGGCGTTCGGGCACGCTTGGCCAGGGGCATCGCTGGATGTCGAGCCGGTCACCGTACGCTCCGGTGTCCCCGAGCAGCCGATGAGCGACCTTGAATGCATCGAAGGTGCGCGTAACCGCGCAATCCTGGCACGCGAGGCGCTGGACGCCGAGTACGGCGTCGGCCTCGAGGCCGGGCTGGTGCACGTCGGCGGGCTGTGGTTCAACTGTGGCTGGGCGGTCGTGACCGACGCCACGTTCCGCGAGGGCATCGGGAGCACCTTCCGGGTGCCGGTGCCCACGGTCGTCGTGCGGAAGGTGGAGCGCGGCGCCGAGCTGGCCGAGGTGATGGACGAGGTGCTCGGCGAGAACGACGCCCGTTCCGCGGGGTACTTCGGCGTGCTGACCGGCGGCGCTGTCACCCGGCTGCGCGCGTCCACCGACGCGGTGGTCGCCGCGCTGGCGCCATTCGCCCACCAGGCCCTATTCGACTGGTTGCCGCGGGATAATGGGTAG
- a CDS encoding zinc metalloprotease — MRRKIGYAFAGASVLVLASLLPTGAHAGAESGPAPAAAAECTDGSSGARLTKGASYRHEPNQPNDTQQAKMERDFAKKKAAQDGDVDTAATVTVDVYVHVITDGDKGDLPDSAIEDQIDVLNESYAGGTGGAATSFQFELAGTDRTNNAQWYNVEPDTAAEQNMKKALRQGDAEDLNIYTAELGGGLLGWATFPAWYEDAPSDDGVVVLNSSLPGQGAENYEEGDTATHEVGHWLGLYHTFQDGCSKRGDRVADTPSEREPAFACPEGRDTCKGKPGEDPIHNFMDYTYDTCMYEFSDGQATRMTEQWEAYRTQAA, encoded by the coding sequence ATGCGACGGAAGATCGGATACGCGTTCGCGGGCGCGTCGGTGCTGGTACTCGCAAGCCTGCTCCCCACCGGTGCGCATGCCGGCGCCGAGTCCGGTCCCGCGCCCGCCGCGGCGGCGGAGTGCACGGACGGCAGCTCCGGCGCCCGGCTGACCAAGGGCGCCAGCTACCGGCACGAGCCGAACCAGCCGAACGACACGCAGCAGGCGAAGATGGAGCGCGACTTCGCCAAGAAGAAGGCTGCGCAGGACGGCGACGTCGACACGGCCGCCACCGTCACCGTGGACGTCTACGTGCACGTGATCACCGACGGCGACAAAGGTGACCTGCCCGACAGCGCCATCGAGGACCAGATCGACGTGCTCAACGAGTCGTACGCCGGCGGCACCGGTGGCGCGGCCACCTCGTTCCAGTTCGAGCTCGCCGGCACGGACCGCACGAACAACGCGCAGTGGTACAACGTCGAGCCGGACACCGCCGCCGAGCAGAACATGAAGAAGGCGCTGCGGCAGGGCGACGCGGAAGACCTGAACATCTACACGGCCGAGCTTGGCGGTGGCCTGCTCGGCTGGGCGACGTTCCCGGCGTGGTACGAGGACGCCCCGAGCGACGACGGGGTCGTGGTGCTCAACAGCAGCCTGCCGGGACAGGGTGCGGAGAACTACGAGGAGGGCGACACCGCCACGCACGAGGTGGGCCACTGGCTCGGGCTTTACCACACCTTCCAGGACGGGTGCAGCAAGCGCGGCGACCGGGTCGCCGACACGCCGTCGGAACGGGAGCCGGCGTTCGCGTGTCCCGAGGGCCGCGACACCTGCAAGGGCAAGCCGGGCGAGGACCCCATCCACAACTTTATGGACTACACGTACGACACCTGCATGTACGAGTTCTCCGACGGCCAGGCCACCCGGATGACCGAGCAGTGGGAGGCGTACCGCACCCAGGCCGCCTAA
- a CDS encoding DUF3039 domain-containing protein: protein METQTETAGQTTVVPEESTDERLSHGDGDHERLAHYVRKDKIVEASVTGTPLVALCGKVWVPSRDPSRFPVCPECKEIWESMPKGGDDDGD from the coding sequence GTGGAGACCCAGACCGAGACAGCAGGCCAGACGACCGTCGTACCCGAGGAGTCGACCGACGAGCGACTCTCGCACGGCGACGGGGATCACGAGCGCCTTGCGCACTACGTGCGCAAGGACAAGATCGTCGAGGCGTCCGTGACCGGCACTCCGCTGGTCGCGCTGTGCGGCAAGGTGTGGGTGCCGAGCCGCGACCCCAGCCGGTTCCCCGTCTGCCCGGAGTGCAAGGAGATCTGGGAGTCGATGCCCAAGGGCGGCGACGACGACGGCGACTGA
- a CDS encoding YqgE/AlgH family protein has protein sequence MELTGSLLVATPLLSDPNFGRTVVLVVEHAPSGTLGVVLNRPTQVRVADVLEPWGELTTGPQVMFQGGPVALDSALAVGGVLGQPDDDEPLGWRRISEERVAGLGLVDLDAPPQVLAGELGSLRIFAGYAGWGAGQLEGEIDEGSWYVVEAEPGDPFTSDPERLWREVLRRQGGELSLVATFPEDPTQN, from the coding sequence GTGGAACTCACCGGCAGCCTGCTCGTCGCGACTCCGCTCCTGAGTGACCCGAATTTCGGCCGCACGGTCGTCCTGGTGGTCGAGCACGCCCCGTCCGGCACGCTCGGCGTGGTGCTCAACCGGCCCACCCAGGTCAGGGTCGCCGACGTGCTCGAACCGTGGGGCGAGCTGACCACCGGCCCGCAGGTGATGTTCCAGGGCGGCCCGGTGGCGCTCGACAGCGCGCTCGCGGTCGGCGGGGTGCTCGGGCAGCCGGACGACGACGAACCGCTCGGCTGGCGCCGGATCTCCGAGGAGCGGGTGGCCGGGCTCGGCCTGGTCGACCTGGACGCGCCGCCCCAGGTGCTCGCCGGCGAGCTCGGCTCGCTGCGCATCTTCGCCGGCTACGCCGGGTGGGGCGCCGGCCAGCTGGAGGGGGAGATCGACGAGGGGTCGTGGTACGTGGTCGAGGCGGAGCCTGGCGACCCGTTCACCTCGGACCCGGAGCGGCTGTGGCGCGAGGTGCTGCGCCGGCAGGGAGGCGAGCTCTCCCTGGTGGCTACGTTCCCCGAGGACCCCACCCAGAACTGA
- a CDS encoding alcohol dehydrogenase catalytic domain-containing protein encodes MMLALELYRSLPRYVASKVVTKRLSGVSAGALTPLRLVNKDEPRVPRVPGWARVRPRLSGICGSDLGALYGGTSRYFSALVSMPFVPGHEVVGDLVDDCGDLPAGTRVVIDPVLTCAARGVESCESCAAGRTNRCDRVTVGHVSPGLQTGYCADTGGGWGGQLVAHSSQLHPVPDTLDDRQAVLVEPLACAVHTALRAQVPEGASVLVVGSGAVGLLTTLALRQLTPAGSLTVVAKHPAQRELARRFGASDVLAPSDVIGGVRRTTRAMRLDPEHDSPYLLGGVDITVDAAGSAHSLATALRTVRAGGKVVLSAMPPAGTDLSPVWFRELEVVGTYASAREEQLDGTTRSAFDIAMELAGSAPLTGLVGDAYPLHRWREALDHASSAGRLGTVKVAFDLRSKS; translated from the coding sequence ATGATGCTCGCGCTCGAGCTCTACCGCTCGCTACCGCGATACGTCGCCAGCAAGGTGGTCACCAAGCGGCTGTCCGGCGTGTCCGCCGGGGCGCTGACCCCGCTGCGGCTGGTCAACAAGGACGAGCCGCGGGTGCCGCGGGTGCCTGGCTGGGCGCGGGTGCGCCCCCGGCTGTCCGGCATCTGCGGGTCCGACCTGGGCGCGCTGTACGGAGGCACGAGCCGCTACTTCTCCGCCTTAGTTTCCATGCCGTTCGTACCCGGGCACGAGGTCGTCGGCGACCTGGTGGACGACTGCGGCGACCTGCCCGCGGGTACCAGGGTGGTCATCGACCCGGTGCTCACCTGCGCCGCCCGCGGCGTGGAGTCGTGCGAGTCGTGCGCGGCCGGTCGTACGAACAGGTGCGACCGGGTGACCGTCGGCCACGTGTCGCCGGGGCTGCAGACCGGCTACTGCGCCGACACCGGCGGCGGCTGGGGCGGCCAGCTGGTCGCGCACTCGTCGCAGCTGCACCCGGTGCCAGACACCCTCGACGACCGCCAGGCGGTGCTGGTCGAGCCACTGGCCTGTGCCGTGCACACGGCGCTGCGTGCCCAGGTGCCCGAGGGCGCGTCCGTGCTCGTCGTCGGCTCAGGCGCGGTCGGCTTGCTCACCACGCTCGCGCTGCGTCAGCTCACGCCCGCCGGCTCGCTCACCGTGGTCGCGAAGCACCCGGCCCAGCGCGAGCTGGCCAGGCGGTTCGGCGCGTCCGACGTGCTGGCGCCGAGCGACGTCATTGGCGGCGTGCGCAGGACGACGCGGGCGATGCGGCTCGACCCTGAGCACGACTCGCCGTACCTGCTCGGCGGCGTGGACATCACCGTCGACGCCGCGGGCTCCGCGCACTCGCTGGCGACCGCGCTGCGTACGGTACGGGCCGGCGGCAAGGTGGTGCTCTCCGCGATGCCACCCGCGGGTACCGACCTGTCGCCGGTGTGGTTCCGTGAACTCGAGGTGGTCGGCACCTACGCGAGCGCACGCGAGGAGCAGCTGGATGGCACGACGCGCAGTGCGTTCGACATCGCGATGGAGTTGGCCGGCAGTGCGCCGTTGACCGGACTGGTCGGCGACGCGTACCCGCTGCACAGGTGGAGGGAAGCGTTGGATCATGCCTCGTCCGCCGGACGGTTGGGCACGGTGAAAGTGGCGTTCGATCTGAGGAGCAAGTCGTGA
- a CDS encoding zinc metalloprotease, producing MRRWTFPLLATAMLLAAGFFVPAGASAGQPRPAADAAADCVPGADNARLSSGARPRLRPQEPNQITVSQIREMERDLAKRLAAKRTAEPRMRTANVTVDVHVHVVHDGAEGKVDRATIEEQIAVLNDSYGGGTGGAASKFTFRLAGTDYTDDKSWAGATANSSEEKAMKRKLRKGGVGDLNLYLTDPSDGVLGWSTFPQWYEDEPKNDGVVIQYGTLPGGTEENYDEGDTATHEIGHWFGLYHTFQGGCDGKGDRVDDTPPEADAAYECPTGKDSCKGEPGEDSVQNFMNYTYDSCMYEFTQGQATRMANQWRAYRS from the coding sequence ATGCGGCGTTGGACGTTTCCCCTGCTCGCGACCGCGATGCTGCTGGCCGCCGGGTTCTTCGTGCCGGCCGGAGCGTCGGCCGGCCAGCCGCGGCCGGCGGCCGACGCCGCCGCCGACTGCGTGCCCGGAGCCGACAACGCGCGGCTGTCCAGCGGCGCGCGGCCACGGCTGCGCCCGCAGGAGCCGAACCAGATCACCGTCTCGCAGATCCGCGAGATGGAGCGTGACCTGGCGAAGCGGCTGGCGGCGAAGCGCACCGCCGAGCCACGGATGCGTACGGCGAACGTCACCGTCGACGTCCACGTGCACGTCGTGCACGACGGCGCGGAGGGCAAGGTCGACCGCGCCACCATCGAGGAGCAGATCGCCGTGCTCAACGACTCGTACGGGGGTGGGACAGGCGGCGCCGCGTCGAAGTTCACCTTCCGGCTGGCCGGCACCGACTACACGGACGACAAGTCGTGGGCCGGGGCGACCGCCAACTCCAGCGAGGAGAAGGCGATGAAGCGCAAGCTGCGCAAGGGCGGCGTCGGCGACCTGAACCTGTACCTCACCGACCCGTCCGACGGCGTGCTCGGCTGGTCCACCTTCCCGCAGTGGTACGAGGACGAGCCGAAGAACGACGGCGTCGTCATCCAGTACGGCACGCTGCCAGGCGGCACCGAGGAGAACTACGACGAGGGCGACACGGCGACGCACGAGATCGGTCACTGGTTCGGTCTGTACCACACGTTCCAGGGCGGCTGCGACGGCAAGGGCGACCGCGTCGACGACACCCCGCCCGAGGCCGACGCGGCGTACGAGTGCCCCACAGGCAAGGACTCCTGCAAGGGCGAGCCGGGCGAGGACTCGGTGCAGAACTTCATGAACTACACGTACGACAGCTGCATGTACGAGTTCACGCAGGGCCAGGCCACCCGGATGGCGAACCAGTGGCGGGCCTACCGCAGCTGA
- a CDS encoding NAD-dependent malic enzyme yields the protein MAGLPSVSYSIVVRLDVPARGNMVGLLTSAVESAGGLVTALDVTRPGHERLRIDVTCQCRDTEHAETVVEAFSALDDVRVHKVSDRTFLLHLGGKIEMRSKVPLRNRDDLSMAYTPGVGRVSMALAKNPEDARRLTIKRNTVAVVTDGSAVLGLGNIGPVAALPVMEGKAALFKQFGDIDAWPICLNTQDTDEIVNIVQAIATGFGGINLEDIAAPRCFEVEERLRELLDIPVFHDDQHGTAIAVLAALENALRCVGKQLGDVRITMSGAGAAGSAVFKLLLAKGARDVVVCDVDGALHPGRKDLDGNLRWIVEHTNAAGYAGDLRGAVAGSDVFIGLSAPNILDAADIATMNDDAIVFALANPDPEVEPAAALEHAAVFATGRSDYPNQINNVLVFPGIFRGLLDAGSHKVTTPMMVAAADALASSVADDELNPSYIIPSVFHPDLAKTVATAVQKAAEAVQAGEQ from the coding sequence ATGGCCGGCTTGCCGAGCGTGTCGTATTCGATCGTGGTCCGGCTGGACGTGCCGGCGCGCGGCAACATGGTCGGCCTGCTGACCAGCGCCGTGGAGTCGGCCGGCGGCTTGGTCACGGCGCTGGACGTCACCCGGCCTGGGCACGAGCGGCTGCGTATCGACGTCACGTGCCAGTGCCGCGACACCGAGCACGCGGAGACGGTGGTCGAGGCGTTCAGCGCGCTCGACGACGTCCGCGTGCACAAGGTCAGCGACCGTACGTTCCTGCTGCACCTCGGCGGCAAGATCGAGATGCGGTCGAAGGTGCCGCTGCGCAACCGCGACGACCTGTCGATGGCGTACACACCAGGGGTCGGCCGGGTCAGCATGGCGCTGGCGAAGAACCCTGAGGACGCCAGGCGGCTCACCATCAAGCGCAACACCGTCGCCGTCGTCACCGACGGCTCCGCGGTGCTCGGGCTCGGCAACATCGGCCCGGTCGCGGCGCTGCCCGTGATGGAGGGCAAGGCGGCCCTGTTCAAGCAGTTCGGCGACATCGACGCGTGGCCGATCTGCCTGAACACCCAGGACACCGACGAGATCGTCAACATCGTGCAGGCGATCGCCACCGGCTTCGGCGGCATCAACCTTGAGGACATCGCCGCGCCGCGCTGCTTCGAGGTGGAGGAGCGGCTGCGCGAGCTGCTCGACATCCCGGTGTTCCACGACGACCAGCACGGCACGGCGATCGCCGTGCTCGCGGCGCTGGAGAACGCGTTGCGGTGTGTGGGCAAGCAGCTCGGCGACGTGCGGATCACCATGTCGGGCGCAGGTGCGGCCGGGTCGGCGGTGTTCAAGCTGCTGCTCGCCAAGGGCGCACGCGACGTGGTGGTGTGCGACGTGGACGGTGCGCTGCACCCCGGGCGCAAGGACCTGGACGGCAACCTGCGCTGGATCGTCGAGCACACCAACGCGGCCGGCTACGCCGGCGACCTGCGTGGTGCGGTCGCCGGCTCGGACGTGTTCATCGGGCTGTCCGCGCCGAACATCCTCGACGCCGCGGACATCGCCACGATGAACGACGACGCGATCGTGTTCGCGCTGGCCAACCCCGACCCCGAGGTCGAGCCCGCGGCTGCGCTCGAGCACGCGGCGGTCTTCGCGACCGGCCGCAGCGACTACCCGAACCAGATCAACAACGTGCTGGTCTTCCCCGGCATCTTCCGCGGGCTGCTGGACGCCGGCAGCCACAAGGTGACCACGCCGATGATGGTCGCCGCCGCCGACGCGCTGGCGAGCTCGGTCGCCGACGACGAGCTGAACCCCAGCTACATCATCCCGAGCGTGTTCCACCCCGACCTGGCCAAGACGGTCGCGACCGCGGTGCAGAAGGCGGCGGAGGCCGTGCAGGCCGGCGAGCAGTGA
- a CDS encoding VanZ family protein gives MRRTLAWAVFLLAVAVHLVVLYSPESGGAPPFPHADKVVHVVVFALVGGTGLLADVRPVPLLVALLAHAVVSEVLQATVLTARTGSGWDAAADALGAVLGVLPGLLARRRGHAP, from the coding sequence GTGAGGCGGACGCTCGCCTGGGCGGTGTTCCTGCTCGCGGTGGCCGTACACCTCGTGGTGCTGTACTCGCCGGAGTCCGGTGGCGCGCCGCCGTTCCCGCACGCCGACAAGGTCGTGCACGTCGTGGTCTTCGCGCTGGTCGGCGGCACCGGGCTGCTCGCCGACGTCCGGCCGGTGCCGTTGTTGGTCGCGCTGCTCGCGCACGCCGTGGTCAGCGAGGTGCTGCAGGCGACTGTGCTCACCGCACGCACGGGCAGCGGCTGGGACGCCGCCGCGGACGCGCTCGGTGCTGTGCTCGGCGTACTGCCCGGGTTGCTCGCCCGCCGGCGCGGGCACGCACCCTGA